A section of the Lepus europaeus isolate LE1 chromosome 19, mLepTim1.pri, whole genome shotgun sequence genome encodes:
- the LOC133748118 gene encoding uncharacterized protein LOC133748118 → MWFVLLTVCVCALAVLFVWAEILAPMGQQITTPLSLTLDHWKDVRERARHLSVEVKRKQWAKFCSSEWPAFEVGWPRNGTFNLDIILQIKARVFQPGSNGHPDQVPYITTWEDLSRNPPPWIKPFSFPTEPIRTPIPPPPIPVVPTSSLYPLKEIRDPKPDKPPVLPADQDFLLFDSPPPYLPGQPAPPQEPPQQPERDVQPSAPSPDSTRAGEEVSAPSPPSSRLRLRRGQAGGSGSVWTSQAFPLRSVAGQMQYWPFSASDLYNWKTHNPSF, encoded by the coding sequence atgtggtttgtcttgcttactgtatgtgtctgtgcattggctgttctttttgtttgggctgaaatccttgcacccatgggtcaacaaataaccacccctttaagtctcactctagatcactggaaggacgttcgagaacgcgcacgccacctctcagtggaggttaaaaggaaacaatgggcaaaattctgttcctcagagtggccggcctttgaggtcggctggccaaggaacggcacttttaacctcgatattattttacagattaaggcgcgagtctttcagccaggatccaatggacaccctgatcaggtgccctacattaccacgtgggaggatctttcacgtaacccccctccctggataaaacccttctccttcccgacggagcccatacggaccccgataccccctcctcctatcccggttgtgccaacctcctccctataccctctgaaggagattcgagatccaaaacctgacaagccaccggttcttccggctgatcaggactttctgctctttgactctcccccaccctatcttcccggccagcctgctcccccgcaggaacccccacaacaaccagagcgggatgtgcaaccttctgcaccatcccctgattccacgagggcaggggaagaagtctcagcgccttccccgccctccagccgcctgcgcctccgtcgggggcaggcagggggctcgggaagtgtctggacttcgcaggcttttcctcttcgctcggtggctggccagatgcagtactggccattttctgcttccgatctttacaattggaaaacccataacccctctttc